A part of Gambusia affinis linkage group LG19, SWU_Gaff_1.0, whole genome shotgun sequence genomic DNA contains:
- the LOC122822022 gene encoding centriolar coiled-coil protein of 110 kDa-like isoform X2 — MCGCPGMESYEEFCMRSLTMLQEGKLKKKTCEPLCSLKTCSVICFHGRPILLPLLCTKQHTELHGYRQRAIQLEQNRENLQRNKLMARVQVILDQVQVQDVPHEKNIKPPVCKSATVSGYTLVTDSPGLPKVPEFRSNVVEPPSNSNSETPIVNGYKEEKDLKVENEERSEEEEEDDEDISLDSLLKRSREYVQREQNQQRSSEMVDLISKAPPAESVSLKQQQRCSPIRDSGVEFGFSLHHSPVGPSPMQQQPLYDPSPQTSVPLSPVKPERYARLPSPESSVSPRPCRRKPRPVSTGNIHISFPIGPADLIARSPGRVENSAGRVDWSETLLAGSICNWGIEGRDSGRRSSHCGTSPVQENNSPVSSSVPSAMTHPDHLSLGFRRRCHTLDSQLNTFQSGAEPVDRSQERLPRFMAGVTWLAPSRRTPAAPLNQSYNIESPSPCLLRPRGSPDESPVLNNSKKTPVVLRNSTELQVKSEETQWRAQALEDMQRHLEEEHALQMSILLAEQEKEQQRLHLELDETERRLKKHECERPRSGDTFDWSHRPVSGSCPIMSPSCPGLSPIHTSERLSGHTIGFPSAVPTSVMTPPAQPAAYLWGSSRTANKSRARLSLVLTAEHQKAFCQIGAMIRGFLIRRLLKTEKLKHLCQTVVDTQEFILSFETEAAQKRGPYTAQDLSLQERVRAQLRAALYDIHEIFFEIPLRDRLALLQQDRELRAERKLRDLEKTKTPKDRVSLSAATQRSLDRKKKVSESPAAARKAQHKPKSPTTNRVQKPSQGQTPSTPGQLNRQGSWYRKTPEERVRRLDSMKKQHSLG; from the exons ATGTGTGGTTGTCCAGGGATGGAGAGCTATGAGGAGTTCTGTATGCGGAGTTTGACCATGCTGCAGGAGGGGAAACTCAAGAAGAAGACATGTGAGCCGCTTTGTTCCCTGAAAACATGCTCTGTCATCTGCTTTCATGGGAGACCTATACTTTTGCCTTTG ctgtgTACAAAGCAGCACACAGAGTTACATGGCTACAGACAGAGGGCGATCCAGCTGGAGCAGAACAGAGAgaacctgcagagaaacaagcttaTGGCCCGAGTTCAAGTCATTCTGGACCAAGTACAG GTGCAAGACGTGCCacatgagaaaaacataaagccCCCAGTTTGTAAATCTGCGACTGTCAGTGGCTACACTTTGGTCACTGACTCACCTGGGCTTCCCAAAGTTCCTGAATTTAGGTCAAACGTAGTAGAGCCACCTTCCAATTCTAACTCTGAGACTCCCATTGTTAATGGATATAAAGAAGAGAAGGACTTAAAGGTCGAGAACGAAGAGAGaagtgaagaggaagaggaggacgatgAGGACATAAGCTTGGACAGCCTCCTTAAGAGATCGAGGGAGTACGTTCAACGGGAGCAGAATCAGCAGAGATCATCAGAGATGGTTGACCTGATCAGCAAGGCTCCCCCAGCAGAGAGTGTTTCtctcaaacagcagcagaggtgTAGCCCCATCAGGGACTCAGGTGTTGAGTTTGGATTCAGTCTGCACCACAGCCCAGTTGGCCCATCTCCAATGCAGCAGCAGCCTCTGTATGACCCCAGTCCCCAAACGTCTGTCCCCCTCTCACCTGTCAAACCAGAGCGATATGCTCGCCTCCCTAGTCCGGAGTCCAGCGTTAGCCCCCGTCCTTGTAGGCGCAAACCACGGCCAGTTTCTACAGGGAACATCCACATTTCGTTTCCTATTGGCCCTGCAGACCTAATCGCTCGAAGCCCAGGCAGGGTAGAGAATAGCGCTGGACGGGTCGACTGGTCAGAGACTCTCTTGGCTGGTTCCATCTGCAACTGGGGCATAGAGGGGAGGGATAGCGGCCGTCGGTCCAGTCATTGTGGTACCAGTCCAGTGCAAGAGAACAACAGCCCTGTGAGTTCCTCTGTACCCAGCGCCATGACACACCCCGATCATCTGTCTTTAGGATTTCGCCGGCGCTGTCACACACTGGACAGCCAGCTAAACACCTTCCAGTCTGGAGCTGAGCCGGTTGACCGGAGCCAGGAAAGGCTCCCTCGCTTCATGGCAGGTGTTACATGGCTTGCTCCAAGTAGGCGCACTCctgctgcccctttaaaccAATCGTACAACATAGAAAGCCCTTCTCCGTGTCTGCTGAGGCCCCGTGGGAGTCCAGATGAGTCCCCGGTGCTGAACAACAGCAAGAAAACACCAGTTGTGCTGAGAAATTCTACTGAGTTACAAGTCAAGTCAG AGGAGACGCAGTGGCGAGCCCAGGCTCTGGAAGATATGCAAAGGCATTTAGAGGAGGAACATGCCCTGCAGATGTCCATCCTTCTAGCTGAGCAGGAAAAGGAGCAACAGCGCCTCCATCTG GAGCTTGACGAGACTGAGAGAAGACTGAAGAAGCACGAGTGTGAGAGGCCAAGAAGTGGGGACACATTTGACTGGAGCCATAGGCCTGTGAGTGGCAGCTGTCCCATTATGAGCCCCTCCTGTCCTGGACTGAGCCCCATTCACACATCCGAGAGACTGTCTGGGCACACGATAG GTTTTCCCAGTGCGGTTCCTACTAGTGTGATGACTCCCCCTGCCCAGCCTGCTGCTTATCTGTGGGGCTCTTCACGGACAGCAAACAAATCCCGAGCAAGGCTAAGTCTG GTTCTAACAGCAGAGCATCAGAAGGCATTTTGTCAAATTGGTGCCATGATTCGTGGCTTCCTCATACGCAGGCTGCTCAAAACAGAGAAGCTGAAACACCTGTGCCAAACCGTTGTG GATACGCAAGAATTCATTCTATCATTTGAAACTGAAGCTGCACAGAAGAGAGGACCCTACACAGCACAAGATCTCTCCCTGCAGGAGAGAGTCAGAGCCCAG CTACGTGCAGCCCTGTATGACATCCATGAGATCTTCTTTGAAATACCTTTGAGGGACCGACTGGCCCTTCTGCAGCAGGACAGGGAGCTGCGTGCAGAGCGGAAGCTTCGAGATCTG GAGAAAACCAAGACCCCCAAAGACAGGGTGTCTCTCTCTGCTGCTACACAGAGGTCTCTGGACAGGAAGAAGAA GGTCAGCGAATCGCCAGCAGCGGCCAGGAAGGCGCAGCATAAGCCAAAAAGCCCAACCACCAACAG agttCAGAAACCAAGTCAGGGCCAGACTCCCTCTACTCCAGGCCAGCTGAACCGCCAGGG GAGCTGGTACAGAAAGACTCCAGAAGAGAGAGTGAGGCGCTTGGACTCCATGAAGAAGCAGCACTCTTTGGGTTAA
- the LOC122822022 gene encoding centriolar coiled-coil protein of 110 kDa-like isoform X1 yields MLCCDGLHESVCWVTRLHGVCFLPREWMCGCPGMESYEEFCMRSLTMLQEGKLKKKTCEPLCSLKTCSVICFHGRPILLPLLCTKQHTELHGYRQRAIQLEQNRENLQRNKLMARVQVILDQVQVQDVPHEKNIKPPVCKSATVSGYTLVTDSPGLPKVPEFRSNVVEPPSNSNSETPIVNGYKEEKDLKVENEERSEEEEEDDEDISLDSLLKRSREYVQREQNQQRSSEMVDLISKAPPAESVSLKQQQRCSPIRDSGVEFGFSLHHSPVGPSPMQQQPLYDPSPQTSVPLSPVKPERYARLPSPESSVSPRPCRRKPRPVSTGNIHISFPIGPADLIARSPGRVENSAGRVDWSETLLAGSICNWGIEGRDSGRRSSHCGTSPVQENNSPVSSSVPSAMTHPDHLSLGFRRRCHTLDSQLNTFQSGAEPVDRSQERLPRFMAGVTWLAPSRRTPAAPLNQSYNIESPSPCLLRPRGSPDESPVLNNSKKTPVVLRNSTELQVKSEETQWRAQALEDMQRHLEEEHALQMSILLAEQEKEQQRLHLELDETERRLKKHECERPRSGDTFDWSHRPVSGSCPIMSPSCPGLSPIHTSERLSGHTIGFPSAVPTSVMTPPAQPAAYLWGSSRTANKSRARLSLVLTAEHQKAFCQIGAMIRGFLIRRLLKTEKLKHLCQTVVDTQEFILSFETEAAQKRGPYTAQDLSLQERVRAQLRAALYDIHEIFFEIPLRDRLALLQQDRELRAERKLRDLEKTKTPKDRVSLSAATQRSLDRKKKVSESPAAARKAQHKPKSPTTNRVQKPSQGQTPSTPGQLNRQGSWYRKTPEERVRRLDSMKKQHSLG; encoded by the exons ATGCTGTGCTGTGATGGGCTGCATGAATCAGTGTG CTGGGTGACAAGGCTACATGGTGTGTGTTTCCTGCCCAGAGAGTGGATGTGTGGTTGTCCAGGGATGGAGAGCTATGAGGAGTTCTGTATGCGGAGTTTGACCATGCTGCAGGAGGGGAAACTCAAGAAGAAGACATGTGAGCCGCTTTGTTCCCTGAAAACATGCTCTGTCATCTGCTTTCATGGGAGACCTATACTTTTGCCTTTG ctgtgTACAAAGCAGCACACAGAGTTACATGGCTACAGACAGAGGGCGATCCAGCTGGAGCAGAACAGAGAgaacctgcagagaaacaagcttaTGGCCCGAGTTCAAGTCATTCTGGACCAAGTACAG GTGCAAGACGTGCCacatgagaaaaacataaagccCCCAGTTTGTAAATCTGCGACTGTCAGTGGCTACACTTTGGTCACTGACTCACCTGGGCTTCCCAAAGTTCCTGAATTTAGGTCAAACGTAGTAGAGCCACCTTCCAATTCTAACTCTGAGACTCCCATTGTTAATGGATATAAAGAAGAGAAGGACTTAAAGGTCGAGAACGAAGAGAGaagtgaagaggaagaggaggacgatgAGGACATAAGCTTGGACAGCCTCCTTAAGAGATCGAGGGAGTACGTTCAACGGGAGCAGAATCAGCAGAGATCATCAGAGATGGTTGACCTGATCAGCAAGGCTCCCCCAGCAGAGAGTGTTTCtctcaaacagcagcagaggtgTAGCCCCATCAGGGACTCAGGTGTTGAGTTTGGATTCAGTCTGCACCACAGCCCAGTTGGCCCATCTCCAATGCAGCAGCAGCCTCTGTATGACCCCAGTCCCCAAACGTCTGTCCCCCTCTCACCTGTCAAACCAGAGCGATATGCTCGCCTCCCTAGTCCGGAGTCCAGCGTTAGCCCCCGTCCTTGTAGGCGCAAACCACGGCCAGTTTCTACAGGGAACATCCACATTTCGTTTCCTATTGGCCCTGCAGACCTAATCGCTCGAAGCCCAGGCAGGGTAGAGAATAGCGCTGGACGGGTCGACTGGTCAGAGACTCTCTTGGCTGGTTCCATCTGCAACTGGGGCATAGAGGGGAGGGATAGCGGCCGTCGGTCCAGTCATTGTGGTACCAGTCCAGTGCAAGAGAACAACAGCCCTGTGAGTTCCTCTGTACCCAGCGCCATGACACACCCCGATCATCTGTCTTTAGGATTTCGCCGGCGCTGTCACACACTGGACAGCCAGCTAAACACCTTCCAGTCTGGAGCTGAGCCGGTTGACCGGAGCCAGGAAAGGCTCCCTCGCTTCATGGCAGGTGTTACATGGCTTGCTCCAAGTAGGCGCACTCctgctgcccctttaaaccAATCGTACAACATAGAAAGCCCTTCTCCGTGTCTGCTGAGGCCCCGTGGGAGTCCAGATGAGTCCCCGGTGCTGAACAACAGCAAGAAAACACCAGTTGTGCTGAGAAATTCTACTGAGTTACAAGTCAAGTCAG AGGAGACGCAGTGGCGAGCCCAGGCTCTGGAAGATATGCAAAGGCATTTAGAGGAGGAACATGCCCTGCAGATGTCCATCCTTCTAGCTGAGCAGGAAAAGGAGCAACAGCGCCTCCATCTG GAGCTTGACGAGACTGAGAGAAGACTGAAGAAGCACGAGTGTGAGAGGCCAAGAAGTGGGGACACATTTGACTGGAGCCATAGGCCTGTGAGTGGCAGCTGTCCCATTATGAGCCCCTCCTGTCCTGGACTGAGCCCCATTCACACATCCGAGAGACTGTCTGGGCACACGATAG GTTTTCCCAGTGCGGTTCCTACTAGTGTGATGACTCCCCCTGCCCAGCCTGCTGCTTATCTGTGGGGCTCTTCACGGACAGCAAACAAATCCCGAGCAAGGCTAAGTCTG GTTCTAACAGCAGAGCATCAGAAGGCATTTTGTCAAATTGGTGCCATGATTCGTGGCTTCCTCATACGCAGGCTGCTCAAAACAGAGAAGCTGAAACACCTGTGCCAAACCGTTGTG GATACGCAAGAATTCATTCTATCATTTGAAACTGAAGCTGCACAGAAGAGAGGACCCTACACAGCACAAGATCTCTCCCTGCAGGAGAGAGTCAGAGCCCAG CTACGTGCAGCCCTGTATGACATCCATGAGATCTTCTTTGAAATACCTTTGAGGGACCGACTGGCCCTTCTGCAGCAGGACAGGGAGCTGCGTGCAGAGCGGAAGCTTCGAGATCTG GAGAAAACCAAGACCCCCAAAGACAGGGTGTCTCTCTCTGCTGCTACACAGAGGTCTCTGGACAGGAAGAAGAA GGTCAGCGAATCGCCAGCAGCGGCCAGGAAGGCGCAGCATAAGCCAAAAAGCCCAACCACCAACAG agttCAGAAACCAAGTCAGGGCCAGACTCCCTCTACTCCAGGCCAGCTGAACCGCCAGGG GAGCTGGTACAGAAAGACTCCAGAAGAGAGAGTGAGGCGCTTGGACTCCATGAAGAAGCAGCACTCTTTGGGTTAA
- the LOC122822036 gene encoding nuclear GTPase SLIP-GC-like isoform X1, with protein MDDFVCDMLTQCGLSNLIEAFKDEGIDKESCYLLQDADIEKLIPRMGQRLKFKKLLSQLKAEQSPNESTQHFPPHALPSTSDKGKRKSDQQLENRGQPAVKRKCETNSSAETEAKILTDVRNTMGHICAMLQDDSDLNKLLKTKIKNLETEKKELVGVFGKTGAGKTSLINAVLEERNLLPSGSVSACTSVMIKVEGNRSNEKYEAEIEFISPEDWEDELGSLCSITKKENQEVQDNVDDSKEEYHDAVDKLSALYEEEWKGKSCEQLMESKYFKEIPQFLHSTSKTLVFESAKDLSKDIVKYTRDAEKNENYNEIKQWYWPLVKCVTVRVPNNPFLQHVTFVDLPGNGDRNKSRDTMWKGIVGDCSTVWIVTEINRAASEEESWDILKNVGSQIGNGGECRHIHIVCTKSDDIDDSDELTKAELILKRNPKAKERVRKEFNKLDKIKKHFSDECFQVFTVSSREFFRKRDLSPEDTEIPNLQEFLQNLNDCHSETLNYVSGAHGILSLIHGASRRKEDDRIKEVFEALEKNLTLQIKSIKNEMTKIYKVFEEHLQEGVERSKNSYGNILKSTLYPPKRDGRGFHKQLKKAVENRGVHQPKKGKEMNININLTSPLADSIDEEFRTTFPNGGKCGPFKGVIYSFSLVTEELKEKYKDLELQLISLKSEEERLKTSLNKSIRKRKKTVYRSLMKTIEETMQDCYRKAAAFTGTGTLQNMRETIENHVHGSQDTMFEDAKKVMMNHLHSLMMDVLKRLEDTMRESIAVSLKTNDLSILDVSAQLKKVQKLLDELKSC; from the exons ATGGATGACTTTGTTTGTGACATGCTAACCCAGTGCGGTCTGAGTAACTTGATTGAAGCTTTTAAAG ATGAAGGGATTGATAAAGAAAGTTGTTATCTGCTTCAGGATGCAGACATTGAAAAGTTGATTCCAAGAATGGGACAaagattaaaattcaaaaagttaCTTAGTCAGTTAAAG GCAGAACAAAGTCCAAATGAGAGCACACAACATTTTCCACCACAT GCTTTACCTTCTACAAGTGACAAGG GAAAGCGAAAATCTGACCAACAGTTGGAAAACAGAGGACAACCAGCAGTAAAAAGGAAGTGTGAAACAAATTCCTCAgcag aaaCAGAAGCAAAGATATTAACTGATGTGAGAAACACGATGGGACACATCTGCGCCATGTTACAAGATGACAGTGATCTCAATAAGTTATTGAA AACTAAAATCAAGAATCTGGAGACGGAAAAGAAGGAGCTGGTTGGTGTCTTTGGTAAAACTGGAGCTGGAAAAACGTCTTTGATAAATGCTGTCCTTGAAGAGAGAAATCTTTTGCCTTCTGGAAGTGTCAGCGCATGTACCTCAGTCATGATTAAAGTGGAGGGTAACAGGAGCAATGAGAAATACGAGGCGGAGATTGAATTCATTTCACCCGAG gaCTGGGAAGATGAATTGGGATCACTGTGTAGTAtcactaaaaaagaaaatcaagaagtGCAAGACAATGTTGATGATTCTAAGGAAGAATACCATGATGCTGTTGATAAGCTGTCAGCTCTGTATGAAGAAGAGTGGAAGGGAAAATCCTGTGAACAACTCATGGAGTCAAAGTACTTCAAAGAAATTCCACAATTTCTTCATTCAACAAGCAAAACCTTGGTTTTTGAATCG GCTAAAGACCTATCTAAAGATATTGTCAAATATACAAGGGATGCCGAAAAGAACGAAAACTATAATGAAATAAAGCAGTGGTATTGGCCACTCGTAAAGTGTGTGACTGTCAGGGTACCAAATAATCCTTTTCTCCAACATGTCACTTTTGTGGACCTTCCTGGAAATGGAGACCGCAATAAAAGCAGAGATACAATGTGGAAAGGG attgttgGAGACTGTTCTACCGTCTGGATTGTCACTGAAATCAATCGAGCAGCATCAGAGGAAGAATCATGGGACATCCTGAAAAATGTTGGCAGTCAGATTGGAAACGGTGGCGAGTGTCGACACATTCACATTGTCTGCACCAAGTCTGATGATATTGACGATTCAGATGAACT CACCAAAGCTGAATTGATACTTAAGAGAAACCCAAAAGCCAAAGAAAGAGTGAGAAAAGAATTCAACAAACTGGACAAGATTAAA AAACACTTCAGTGATGAGTGTTTTCAGGTGTTCACTGTGAGCTCCAGAGAATTTTTTCGAAAGAGAGATCTAAGTCCAGAGGACACTG aaataCCCAATCTTCAAGAATTTTTGCAAAATCTCAATGACTGTCACTCAGAGACATTAAACTATGTGTCTGGAGCTCATGGCATCCTCTCTTTGATTCATGGGGccagcagaagaaaagag GATGACAGAATTAAGGAAGTGTTTGAAGCTCTTGAGAAAAATCTAACACTTCAAATTAAGTcaatcaaaaatgaaatgacGAAGATTTACAAAGTTTTTGAAGAACACCTTCAAGAGGGAGTTGAGAGATCCAAAAACTCATATGGAAACATCTTGAAGTCTACCCTCTATCCCCCT AAAAGGGATGGTCGGGGATTTCATAAGCAACTGAAAAAAGCAGTAGAAAATAGAGGAGTCCACCAACctaagaaaggaaaagaaatgaacaTCAACATAAACTTGACTTCCCCTCTGGCTGACAGCATTGATGAGGAATTCAGAACCACTTTTCC aAATGGTGGAAAATGTGGCCCATTCAAAGGAGTGATCTATAGTTTTTCACTTGTCACTGAAGAACTAAAAGAGAAGTATAAAGATCTGGAACTGCAGCTGATATCTCTCAAGTCAGAG gaaGAACGTCTGAAGACAAGTTTGAACAAAAGTATTCGTAAGCGCAAAAAGACAGTCTACAGGAGTCTAATGAAAACTATTGAGGAAACAATGCAAGACTGCtatagaa AAGCAGCAGCCTTTACAGGAACTGGTACACTGCAGAACATGCGGGAAACTATAGAGAATCACGTACATGGATCACAGGACACCATGTTTGAAGATGCTAAAAAGGTCATGATGAACCACCTGCACAGCTTGATG ATGGACGTCCTGAAAAGACTTGAGGATACCATGAGGGAATCAATTGCGGTGTCCCTGAAGACTAATGACCTCTCAATTCTAG ATGTTTCAGCACAGCTGAAGAAGGTCCAGAAACTACTTGATGAGCTGAAAAGCTGCTAA
- the LOC122822036 gene encoding nuclear GTPase SLIP-GC-like isoform X2 — MDDFVCDMLTQCGLSNLIEAFKDEGIDKESCYLLQDADIEKLIPRMGQRLKFKKLLSQLKAEQSPNESTQHFPPHALPSTSDKGKRKSDQQLENRGQPAVKRKCETNSSAETEAKILTDVRNTMGHICAMLQDDSDLNKLLKTKIKNLETEKKELVGVFGKTGAGKTSLINAVLEERNLLPSGSVSACTSVMIKVEGNRSNEKYEAEIEFISPEDWEDELGSLCSITKKENQEVQDNVDDSKEEYHDAVDKLSALYEEEWKGKSCEQLMESKYFKEIPQFLHSTSKTLVFESAKDLSKDIVKYTRDAEKNENYNEIKQWYWPLVKCVTVRVPNNPFLQHVTFVDLPGNGDRNKSRDTMWKGIVGDCSTVWIVTEINRAASEEESWDILKNVGSQIGNGGECRHIHIVCTKSDDIDDSDELTKAELILKRNPKAKERVRKEFNKLDKIKKHFSDECFQVFTVSSREFFRKRDLSPEDTEIPNLQEFLQNLNDCHSETLNYVSGAHGILSLIHGASRRKEDDRIKEVFEALEKNLTLQIKSIKNEMTKIYKVFEEHLQEGVERSKNSYGNILKSTLYPPKRDGRGFHKQLKKAVENRGVHQPKKGKEMNININLTSPLADSIDEEFRTTFPNGGKCGPFKGVIYSFSLVTEELKEKYKDLELQLISLKSEEERLKTSLNKSIRKRKKTVYRSLMKTIEETMQDCYRSKKNDQKQQPLQELVHCRTCGKL, encoded by the exons ATGGATGACTTTGTTTGTGACATGCTAACCCAGTGCGGTCTGAGTAACTTGATTGAAGCTTTTAAAG ATGAAGGGATTGATAAAGAAAGTTGTTATCTGCTTCAGGATGCAGACATTGAAAAGTTGATTCCAAGAATGGGACAaagattaaaattcaaaaagttaCTTAGTCAGTTAAAG GCAGAACAAAGTCCAAATGAGAGCACACAACATTTTCCACCACAT GCTTTACCTTCTACAAGTGACAAGG GAAAGCGAAAATCTGACCAACAGTTGGAAAACAGAGGACAACCAGCAGTAAAAAGGAAGTGTGAAACAAATTCCTCAgcag aaaCAGAAGCAAAGATATTAACTGATGTGAGAAACACGATGGGACACATCTGCGCCATGTTACAAGATGACAGTGATCTCAATAAGTTATTGAA AACTAAAATCAAGAATCTGGAGACGGAAAAGAAGGAGCTGGTTGGTGTCTTTGGTAAAACTGGAGCTGGAAAAACGTCTTTGATAAATGCTGTCCTTGAAGAGAGAAATCTTTTGCCTTCTGGAAGTGTCAGCGCATGTACCTCAGTCATGATTAAAGTGGAGGGTAACAGGAGCAATGAGAAATACGAGGCGGAGATTGAATTCATTTCACCCGAG gaCTGGGAAGATGAATTGGGATCACTGTGTAGTAtcactaaaaaagaaaatcaagaagtGCAAGACAATGTTGATGATTCTAAGGAAGAATACCATGATGCTGTTGATAAGCTGTCAGCTCTGTATGAAGAAGAGTGGAAGGGAAAATCCTGTGAACAACTCATGGAGTCAAAGTACTTCAAAGAAATTCCACAATTTCTTCATTCAACAAGCAAAACCTTGGTTTTTGAATCG GCTAAAGACCTATCTAAAGATATTGTCAAATATACAAGGGATGCCGAAAAGAACGAAAACTATAATGAAATAAAGCAGTGGTATTGGCCACTCGTAAAGTGTGTGACTGTCAGGGTACCAAATAATCCTTTTCTCCAACATGTCACTTTTGTGGACCTTCCTGGAAATGGAGACCGCAATAAAAGCAGAGATACAATGTGGAAAGGG attgttgGAGACTGTTCTACCGTCTGGATTGTCACTGAAATCAATCGAGCAGCATCAGAGGAAGAATCATGGGACATCCTGAAAAATGTTGGCAGTCAGATTGGAAACGGTGGCGAGTGTCGACACATTCACATTGTCTGCACCAAGTCTGATGATATTGACGATTCAGATGAACT CACCAAAGCTGAATTGATACTTAAGAGAAACCCAAAAGCCAAAGAAAGAGTGAGAAAAGAATTCAACAAACTGGACAAGATTAAA AAACACTTCAGTGATGAGTGTTTTCAGGTGTTCACTGTGAGCTCCAGAGAATTTTTTCGAAAGAGAGATCTAAGTCCAGAGGACACTG aaataCCCAATCTTCAAGAATTTTTGCAAAATCTCAATGACTGTCACTCAGAGACATTAAACTATGTGTCTGGAGCTCATGGCATCCTCTCTTTGATTCATGGGGccagcagaagaaaagag GATGACAGAATTAAGGAAGTGTTTGAAGCTCTTGAGAAAAATCTAACACTTCAAATTAAGTcaatcaaaaatgaaatgacGAAGATTTACAAAGTTTTTGAAGAACACCTTCAAGAGGGAGTTGAGAGATCCAAAAACTCATATGGAAACATCTTGAAGTCTACCCTCTATCCCCCT AAAAGGGATGGTCGGGGATTTCATAAGCAACTGAAAAAAGCAGTAGAAAATAGAGGAGTCCACCAACctaagaaaggaaaagaaatgaacaTCAACATAAACTTGACTTCCCCTCTGGCTGACAGCATTGATGAGGAATTCAGAACCACTTTTCC aAATGGTGGAAAATGTGGCCCATTCAAAGGAGTGATCTATAGTTTTTCACTTGTCACTGAAGAACTAAAAGAGAAGTATAAAGATCTGGAACTGCAGCTGATATCTCTCAAGTCAGAG gaaGAACGTCTGAAGACAAGTTTGAACAAAAGTATTCGTAAGCGCAAAAAGACAGTCTACAGGAGTCTAATGAAAACTATTGAGGAAACAATGCAAGACTGCtatagaagtaaaaaaaatgatcag AAGCAGCAGCCTTTACAGGAACTGGTACACTGCAGAACATGCGGGAAACTATAG